Proteins co-encoded in one Papaver somniferum cultivar HN1 chromosome 5, ASM357369v1, whole genome shotgun sequence genomic window:
- the LOC113279929 gene encoding uncharacterized protein LOC113279929, producing the protein MDDFDDDFGQYMKGEHDVDLFPEEEVFTPVDPSKMEVKTRFANKEAFKKHLRGYCVLNKCQYILDRSAPSRIKAECRFKTEHDCPWFVYASKKEGEKTFVLRKVNLEHKCEGDPQNRNRSVDPHFVKDFVLDQMKNKPKKVVPDPYKIKEDFLAEKRVNIPYQCAWKARNLVLESLYGNYKESYNEVPAFCKMFTKCNDGSVAKFTFDTVNNTFESMTLSFEPAMRGWRKACRGVIGLDACHLTGEYGGVLMAATALDGQNGLVMLGIMIGKKVYWKLLV; encoded by the exons ATGGATgactttgatgatgattttggtcaGTACATGAAGGGTGAGCATGATGTAGATCTTTTccctgaagaagaagtttttactCCAGTAGATCCTAGCAAAATGGAGGTAAAAACTAGATTTGCAAATAAGGAAGCATTTAAGAAACATCTCAGGGGTTATTGTGTTCTTAATAAGTGTCAATATATTTTGGATAGAAGTGCTCCCTCTAGAATTAAGGCTGAGTGTAGGTTTAAAACAGAACATGATTGTCCTTGGTTTGTGTATGCTAGCAAGAAAGAGGGTGAGAAGACTTTTGTTCTTAGGAAAGTGAATTTGGAACATAAGTGTGAAGGGGATCCCCAAAATAGGAATAGATCTGTTGATCCTCATTTTGTAAAGGATTTTGTTCTTGATCAGATGAAGAATAAGCCTAAAAAAGTTGTTCCAGACCCTTATAAAATCAAGGAAGACTTCTTAGCTGAAAAGAGAGTAAATATACCATATCAGTGTGCATGGAAGGCTAGGAATCTAGTTTTAGAGTCATTATATGGGAACTATAAAGAAAGTTACAATGAAGTACCAGCATTCTGCAAGATGTTTACAAAATGCAATGATGGGTCTGTTGCTAAGTTCACTTTTGACACAGTGAATAACACCTTTGAAAGCATGACACTCTCATTTGAACCTGCAATGAGGGGTTGGCGAAAAGCATGCAGGGGAGTTATAGGGCTTGATGCCTGCCATCTAACAGGGGAATATGGGGGAGTATTGATGGCTGCAACTGCACTTGATGGACAGAATGGGTTAGTAATGTTAGGAATTATG ATAGGCAAAAAGGTTTATTGGAAGCTGTTGGTATAG